The following coding sequences lie in one Amycolatopsis cihanbeyliensis genomic window:
- a CDS encoding APC family permease — MGTLARRLGTADAVVIGLGSMIGAGVFAVFAPASAAAGTGLLLSLAIAGVVAYCNARSSAVLAAQYPVSGGTYVYGRERLGPWWGFTAGWGFVIGKTASCAAMALTVAAYVAPEFARPVAAAAVLALTVVNYFGITKTAGLARVLLAVALVSIGAVLVAVFGGGQVDAGSLGGGWTGGVTGVLQAAGLLFFAFAGYARIATMGEEVRDPGRTIPRAISVALAAALVLYAVVAVGLLLVLGPEALARSRAPLADAVRAGGMDWLAPAARIGAAVAGLGALLALITGIGRTTLAMARNHDLPGWMAGVHPRRQVPHHAESVLAVVVCVLVLTLDLRGAIGFSSFGVLVYYAIANASAFTLPAGLRRMPRWLPVLGLGGCLLLAATLPWQSVLAGVLVFAVGLGGRAVVRARRA; from the coding sequence GTGGGAACACTGGCACGACGGCTGGGTACGGCGGATGCCGTCGTGATCGGGCTCGGTTCGATGATCGGTGCCGGGGTGTTCGCCGTTTTCGCGCCTGCCTCCGCCGCCGCGGGTACCGGCCTGCTCCTCTCCCTTGCCATCGCCGGTGTGGTCGCCTACTGCAACGCACGCAGCTCGGCCGTGCTCGCCGCCCAGTACCCGGTCTCCGGTGGCACCTACGTGTACGGCAGGGAACGGCTCGGCCCCTGGTGGGGCTTCACCGCGGGCTGGGGTTTCGTCATCGGAAAGACCGCGTCCTGCGCGGCGATGGCGCTCACCGTCGCCGCTTACGTGGCTCCGGAGTTCGCCAGGCCGGTCGCGGCCGCCGCCGTGCTCGCGCTGACCGTGGTCAACTACTTCGGCATCACCAAAACCGCCGGGCTGGCCAGGGTCCTGCTGGCCGTCGCACTGGTGAGCATCGGCGCGGTGCTGGTGGCCGTGTTCGGTGGTGGCCAGGTGGACGCCGGGAGCCTCGGCGGCGGGTGGACCGGTGGGGTCACCGGAGTGTTGCAGGCGGCGGGTCTGCTGTTCTTCGCCTTCGCGGGCTACGCGCGGATCGCCACCATGGGAGAGGAGGTGCGCGATCCGGGACGGACGATCCCGCGTGCCATCAGCGTGGCGTTGGCGGCGGCGCTGGTCCTCTACGCCGTGGTCGCCGTGGGCCTGCTGCTCGTGCTCGGCCCGGAGGCGCTGGCGCGTTCACGTGCACCCCTTGCGGATGCGGTACGGGCCGGTGGCATGGACTGGCTCGCACCGGCCGCGCGGATCGGCGCCGCCGTGGCTGGCCTCGGCGCGCTGCTGGCGCTGATCACCGGAATCGGGCGCACCACGCTGGCCATGGCCCGCAACCACGACCTGCCAGGGTGGATGGCCGGGGTGCATCCGCGCCGCCAGGTGCCGCACCACGCGGAGTCGGTGCTGGCGGTGGTCGTATGCGTCCTGGTGCTGACGCTCGACCTGCGCGGCGCCATCGGCTTCTCGTCGTTCGGGGTGCTGGTGTACTACGCCATCGCCAATGCCTCGGCGTTCACCCTGCCCGCCGGCCTGCGCCGAATGCCCCGGTGGCTGCCCGTGCTCGGGCTCGGTGGTTGCCTGCTACTGGCCGCCACCCTGCCGTGGCAGTCGGTGCTGGCGGGCGTCCTGGTGTTCGCGGTCGGTCTGGGCGGGCGGGCCGTGGTGCGCGCCCGCCGAGCTTGA
- a CDS encoding DUF397 domain-containing protein — MQVPRRKIHQTDWFKSSYSNNAHGCVEARLAGAAVQVRDSKRRSPSPTLTFDRTAWAAFVSELRH; from the coding sequence ATGCAGGTCCCTCGCCGCAAGATCCACCAGACCGACTGGTTCAAGTCGAGCTACAGCAACAACGCCCACGGTTGTGTCGAGGCTCGGCTTGCCGGGGCCGCTGTCCAGGTCAGGGACAGCAAGCGGCGCTCCCCCAGCCCGACCCTGACGTTCGACCGGACCGCGTGGGCCGCGTTCGTGAGCGAGCTTCGTCACTGA
- a CDS encoding DUF5753 domain-containing protein, with protein MAPSSPVVARWDLGLRLRERRELLGLAGTKASKLIGLSPTFLSDVESGKKNVPEAKLGQIADAYEFNEDEAAELEELREVARHRGWWSKFSGLFAPEVLRFFGLEHGAETILTFNSSLIHGLLQTREYAQAIIESGSPNARLAEAGRRVEARLTRQRRLDGDDPLKLITVLSEAALRQQIGGPEVLRRQLLHLVQRIEDHPALLTVLIVPFAAPGHDALDGSFHVLSFSKPNLPSIAWVEMVTSMQLIEDPVQVKEYDIAHASATDVALNPVDSLELIKQTAKDLE; from the coding sequence ATGGCACCGTCATCACCCGTCGTCGCGCGCTGGGACCTGGGCCTGCGGCTACGCGAACGTCGCGAACTGCTCGGCCTCGCCGGCACCAAGGCGTCCAAGCTGATCGGCCTCTCCCCCACCTTCCTCAGCGATGTGGAGAGCGGGAAGAAGAACGTGCCCGAGGCCAAGCTCGGCCAGATCGCGGATGCCTACGAGTTCAACGAGGACGAGGCGGCCGAGCTCGAGGAATTACGCGAGGTCGCCCGCCACCGCGGCTGGTGGTCCAAGTTCAGCGGCCTCTTCGCCCCCGAGGTCCTGCGGTTCTTCGGCCTCGAACATGGCGCGGAGACCATCCTGACGTTCAACAGCAGCCTCATCCATGGCTTGCTCCAGACGCGCGAGTACGCGCAGGCGATTATCGAGTCGGGCAGTCCCAACGCCCGGCTCGCCGAAGCGGGTCGCCGGGTGGAGGCACGGTTAACCCGCCAACGGCGGCTGGACGGCGACGATCCGCTGAAACTGATCACCGTGCTGAGCGAGGCCGCCCTCCGGCAGCAGATCGGTGGCCCGGAGGTGCTGCGCCGCCAGCTCCTGCACCTGGTCCAGCGGATCGAGGATCATCCGGCCTTGCTGACCGTCCTGATCGTGCCGTTCGCGGCACCGGGGCACGATGCGCTGGACGGCAGCTTCCATGTGCTGAGCTTCTCCAAACCGAACCTGCCCAGCATCGCGTGGGTGGAAATGGTGACATCCATGCAGCTCATCGAAGATCCGGTGCAGGTGAAGGAGTACGACATCGCCCACGCCAGCGCTACCGACGTGGCGTTGAACCCGGTCGATTCGCTCGAACTCATCAAACAGACCGCAAAAGACCTAGAATGA
- a CDS encoding PaaI family thioesterase — translation MSTDELRDRLGRDPFATDLGVRAGYLDEHECRLALPHHERLTGWGVLHGGAIAALAALSGQHLTTGERASTVSLHVNYTRAGRSGPFTVSTRRVRAARELGFFDTRIGDGHARDIAHASAAVSGQRDGTGDDAAVAGAVPQAPGGDPAGLNAAVAELPYLRRRAVGVSGAAEGQVEFEIPAIERNLDAEGRMHEGAALTLIDVAGATCPWTVRTPRPGLRGATVALHAQILGPLPGEELRARARITARDAWMTWCDVVVLDRGERVRALGTVVYRISAS, via the coding sequence ATGTCCACGGATGAGCTTCGGGATCGGCTCGGCAGGGACCCGTTCGCCACCGACCTCGGGGTGCGAGCCGGGTACCTCGACGAGCACGAATGCCGGCTCGCGCTCCCCCACCACGAACGGCTGACGGGCTGGGGCGTGCTGCACGGCGGCGCGATCGCGGCGCTCGCCGCCCTCTCCGGGCAGCACCTCACCACCGGCGAGCGGGCGAGCACGGTTTCGTTGCACGTGAACTACACCCGGGCCGGCCGGAGTGGCCCGTTCACGGTGAGTACCCGCCGGGTGCGCGCGGCGCGCGAACTCGGTTTCTTCGACACCCGGATCGGCGACGGGCACGCCAGGGACATCGCGCATGCCTCGGCCGCGGTATCCGGTCAGCGGGACGGCACCGGGGACGACGCCGCGGTCGCGGGCGCGGTCCCGCAGGCACCGGGTGGCGATCCGGCCGGGCTGAACGCCGCGGTCGCCGAGCTGCCCTACCTGCGCCGGCGCGCGGTCGGGGTCAGCGGGGCCGCCGAGGGGCAGGTGGAGTTCGAGATCCCCGCCATCGAGCGGAACCTGGACGCCGAGGGACGGATGCACGAGGGCGCCGCGCTCACCCTGATCGACGTGGCCGGGGCAACCTGCCCGTGGACCGTGCGCACCCCGCGCCCGGGGCTGCGCGGCGCCACCGTCGCGCTGCACGCCCAGATCCTCGGCCCGCTGCCGGGCGAGGAACTCCGCGCCCGTGCCCGGATCACCGCCCGAGACGCGTGGATGACCTGGT
- the tdh gene encoding L-threonine 3-dehydrogenase — translation MKALVKAAPGPGLELTDVPDPRPGPGDVLVRVLRTGICGTDLHIDSWDDWAARTIQAPLTLGHEFAGEVVQVGSAVTKVKAGDLVSGEGHLVCGTCRNCMAGRRHLCANTIGLGVHTNGAFAEYAVLPERNTWVHEHAVDPDVAAIFDPFGNAVHTALSFPVVGEDVLITGAGPIGLMAAAVARHAGARHVVVTDVSAHRLELARKIGVDLALDVRRARIDEVYAELRMSEGFDVGMEMSGQPSALREMISCMTHGGRIAMLGLPAEEIAIDWSAVVLKMLTVKGIYGREMFETWYAMSVLLQGGLDLSPVITHKFSYTEHETAFETARGSNCGKVILDWTEH, via the coding sequence GTGAAGGCTCTGGTCAAGGCCGCGCCGGGACCCGGCCTGGAACTCACCGACGTACCGGACCCGCGGCCCGGGCCGGGGGACGTCCTGGTCCGGGTGCTGCGCACCGGGATCTGCGGCACCGACCTGCACATCGACTCCTGGGACGACTGGGCCGCGCGGACCATCCAGGCGCCACTGACACTCGGCCACGAGTTCGCCGGCGAGGTCGTGCAGGTGGGCTCCGCGGTCACCAAGGTCAAGGCCGGTGATCTGGTCAGCGGGGAAGGCCACCTGGTGTGCGGCACCTGCCGCAACTGCATGGCTGGCCGCCGCCACCTGTGCGCGAACACGATCGGGCTGGGCGTGCACACCAACGGTGCCTTCGCCGAGTACGCGGTACTGCCGGAACGCAACACCTGGGTGCACGAGCACGCGGTGGACCCGGATGTGGCGGCCATCTTCGACCCGTTCGGCAACGCGGTGCACACCGCCTTGTCCTTCCCGGTGGTGGGGGAGGACGTGCTGATCACCGGCGCCGGCCCGATCGGGCTGATGGCCGCGGCGGTCGCCCGGCACGCCGGCGCCCGGCACGTGGTGGTCACCGACGTCAGCGCGCACCGGCTCGAGCTCGCCCGCAAGATCGGCGTGGACCTCGCACTGGACGTGCGCAGGGCGCGGATCGACGAGGTGTACGCGGAACTGCGCATGTCCGAGGGTTTCGACGTCGGGATGGAGATGTCCGGTCAGCCCTCCGCGCTGCGCGAGATGATCTCCTGCATGACACACGGCGGCCGGATCGCCATGCTGGGCCTTCCCGCCGAGGAGATCGCCATCGACTGGAGCGCGGTGGTGCTGAAGATGCTCACCGTCAAGGGCATCTACGGCAGGGAGATGTTCGAGACCTGGTACGCGATGTCCGTGCTGCTGCAGGGCGGGCTCGACCTCTCCCCGGTGATCACGCACAAGTTTTCCTACACCGAGCACGAGACCGCGTTCGAGACGGCGCGGGGCAGCAACTGCGGCAAGGTCATCCTGGACTGGACGGAGCACTGA
- a CDS encoding DUF3558 domain-containing protein, whose protein sequence is MTAIVIVIGTLGISACSGKEAGTATPAERDSSTTSAPSVGNQNVFANMNACGVLDELVAGDGFQPGENKTARNECVATKTRYGSAGVVLDPVQGLEEFRRTDPDSVEIKINGRQALRSHDSDGFCDIAMKVSESARAIVGVSPVGSADFDACTDTKKYAEELEPMLPKVQ, encoded by the coding sequence TTGACAGCGATCGTTATCGTGATCGGCACATTAGGAATCTCGGCCTGCTCAGGCAAGGAAGCCGGGACAGCGACCCCCGCAGAGCGAGATTCCAGCACAACATCTGCACCGTCAGTTGGCAATCAGAACGTATTCGCTAACATGAACGCGTGCGGCGTTCTCGATGAGCTTGTCGCCGGGGACGGATTCCAGCCAGGTGAGAACAAGACCGCGCGCAACGAGTGCGTCGCCACCAAAACACGATACGGATCCGCAGGTGTGGTCCTGGATCCCGTTCAGGGATTAGAAGAGTTCCGCCGGACTGACCCAGACTCAGTCGAAATCAAGATCAACGGTCGCCAAGCCTTACGATCCCACGACTCGGACGGATTTTGCGATATAGCCATGAAAGTTTCCGAGAGCGCCCGCGCGATAGTCGGTGTGAGCCCGGTTGGCAGCGCGGATTTTGACGCGTGTACGGACACCAAGAAATATGCCGAAGAGCTTGAACCGATGCTTCCGAAGGTGCAGTGA
- a CDS encoding LysR family transcriptional regulator: MIDPRRLKVLRALADHGTVTAAGNALHLSASAVSQQLAALEAEVGQELLRRKGRRVWLTSAGELLVEHANAVLAELEHAEARLAAHASGVLGRVEIAAFASAITQVVAPAIAALRESTPDLGVHVRDAEGQQSLPLLLDGEIDIAVTVQYRATPGEHDRRLSRTPLYAEPFYAVLPPGHPAIASGSVRLADLAEEDWIVPLPGNPCRDLVLLSCEGAGFAPRITHTSDDFDAEAALVAAGAGVALIPRTALGAIDPARVLPVAGETPTRRVFAAVRRGREEHPLVSAVGLALRAAAAEVPSRLHGAGVG; this comes from the coding sequence GTGATCGACCCGAGACGGCTGAAGGTGCTGCGCGCGCTGGCGGACCATGGCACGGTGACCGCCGCGGGCAACGCGCTGCACCTGAGCGCGTCCGCGGTGTCCCAGCAACTGGCCGCGCTGGAAGCGGAGGTCGGCCAGGAACTGTTGCGCCGCAAAGGCAGGCGGGTGTGGCTGACCTCGGCGGGTGAGTTGCTGGTCGAGCACGCCAACGCGGTGCTCGCCGAGCTGGAACACGCCGAGGCCCGGCTGGCCGCGCATGCCTCGGGTGTGCTGGGTCGGGTCGAGATCGCCGCGTTCGCCTCGGCCATCACACAGGTGGTCGCCCCGGCGATCGCCGCCCTCCGTGAGTCCACTCCGGACCTCGGGGTGCACGTGCGGGACGCCGAGGGGCAGCAGAGCCTGCCCTTGCTGTTGGACGGTGAGATCGACATCGCGGTCACCGTGCAGTACCGGGCCACCCCCGGCGAGCACGACCGCAGGCTCAGCCGCACCCCGCTGTACGCCGAGCCGTTCTACGCGGTGCTGCCACCCGGCCACCCGGCGATCGCGAGCGGGTCGGTACGGCTGGCCGACCTCGCCGAGGAGGACTGGATCGTGCCGCTGCCCGGCAACCCGTGCCGCGATCTGGTGCTGCTGTCCTGCGAGGGCGCCGGTTTCGCGCCGCGGATCACGCACACCTCGGACGACTTCGACGCGGAGGCGGCGCTGGTCGCCGCCGGGGCCGGGGTCGCGCTCATCCCACGCACCGCGCTGGGCGCGATCGACCCGGCGCGGGTGCTGCCGGTGGCGGGGGAGACGCCGACCCGTCGGGTGTTCGCCGCGGTCCGGCGGGGCCGCGAGGAGCACCCCCTGGTTTCCGCGGTGGGGCTGGCCCTGCGCGCGGCGGCCGCGGAGGTGCCGAGTCGGCTGCATGGCGCCGGGGTCGGCTGA
- a CDS encoding M14 family zinc carboxypeptidase → MTKRTLFALLAALALGGALLATPERTGTATAAPDSRAMTGTTEGTTYVFRVPIDGPDRAQDLLRRGFDVLEQRQGDDLFVLGDAATQRKLHSAGFQAEVDSVLPEPQWEPPRKRDSNETRGASDIDETYYGGYPTVNAHYAHLDKVAADHPDLATVVTYGQSWRKANGDRRGYDLKAICITKRTGEDCQQRTDAPKPRFFLMSQVHAREITTGVMSWRWIDHLVGNYAGNAEVKSLLDTTEIWVVPIGNPDGVDIVQQNGNSPLLQRKNANTSNGNCTGTQIGIDLNRNNGSHWGESGSSSYPCAETYRGPHADSEVENRALQSLWTKLYPDRRDGGPSVPAPADTKGLMLSMHSYSDMVLFPWAYANVRTGNDSSLRSMARDMANMMGYRYGQPPEILYAASGGHDDWTYDKLGVASFTFEIGPASGSCGGFLPRYGCQDGFWNKVRPALMYAAKKAKSPYGGGSDPGDPPDCSATAWQSSQLYHPRSVVSHDGSEWRSTWYAWPGDEPGVASVWERTGPC, encoded by the coding sequence ATGACGAAGAGAACCCTGTTCGCGCTGCTCGCGGCGCTCGCCCTCGGTGGGGCGCTGCTGGCAACGCCCGAGCGCACCGGCACGGCGACGGCGGCACCCGACTCGCGGGCGATGACCGGCACCACCGAGGGAACCACCTACGTGTTCCGCGTCCCCATCGACGGCCCGGACCGTGCCCAGGACCTGCTCCGGCGGGGTTTCGACGTGCTGGAACAGCGCCAGGGTGACGATCTCTTCGTGCTCGGTGACGCCGCGACCCAGCGGAAGCTCCACTCCGCGGGCTTCCAGGCCGAGGTCGACTCGGTGTTGCCGGAGCCGCAGTGGGAGCCGCCACGCAAGCGGGACAGCAACGAGACTCGCGGTGCCTCGGACATCGACGAGACCTATTACGGCGGCTATCCGACGGTGAACGCGCACTATGCTCACCTGGACAAGGTCGCGGCCGACCATCCGGACCTGGCGACCGTGGTCACCTACGGCCAGTCCTGGCGCAAGGCGAACGGCGACCGCCGTGGTTACGACCTGAAGGCCATCTGCATCACCAAACGCACGGGCGAGGACTGCCAGCAACGCACCGATGCTCCGAAGCCACGGTTCTTCCTGATGAGCCAGGTGCACGCGCGAGAGATCACCACCGGCGTGATGTCCTGGCGCTGGATCGACCACCTCGTCGGCAACTACGCCGGCAACGCCGAGGTCAAGTCCCTTTTGGACACCACGGAGATCTGGGTCGTACCGATCGGCAACCCGGACGGGGTGGATATCGTCCAGCAGAACGGCAACTCCCCGCTACTGCAGCGCAAGAACGCCAACACCAGCAACGGGAACTGCACCGGGACCCAGATCGGCATCGACCTGAACCGGAACAACGGCAGCCATTGGGGCGAGTCCGGCTCGTCCAGCTACCCGTGCGCGGAGACCTACCGCGGTCCGCACGCGGACTCGGAGGTCGAGAACCGCGCGCTGCAGAGCCTGTGGACCAAGCTCTACCCGGACCGCAGGGACGGTGGTCCCAGCGTGCCCGCGCCCGCGGACACCAAGGGCCTCATGCTCAGCATGCACAGCTACAGCGACATGGTCCTGTTCCCGTGGGCCTACGCGAACGTGCGCACCGGCAACGACAGCAGCCTGCGCTCGATGGCCAGGGACATGGCGAACATGATGGGCTACCGCTACGGCCAGCCGCCGGAGATCCTGTACGCCGCCTCCGGTGGCCACGACGACTGGACCTACGACAAGCTCGGCGTCGCCTCGTTCACCTTCGAGATCGGCCCGGCCTCCGGGTCCTGCGGCGGGTTCCTGCCACGCTACGGCTGCCAGGACGGCTTCTGGAACAAGGTCCGGCCCGCGCTGATGTACGCGGCGAAGAAGGCCAAGTCGCCCTACGGTGGCGGCTCGGACCCGGGTGACCCGCCGGACTGCTCGGCCACCGCGTGGCAGTCGAGCCAGCTGTACCACCCGCGTTCGGTGGTCAGCCACGACGGCTCCGAGTGGCGCTCCACCTGGTACGCCTGGCCGGGCGACGAACCAGGCGTCGCGAGCGTCTGGGAGCGCACCGGTCCCTGCTGA
- a CDS encoding glycine C-acetyltransferase codes for MFGAMRDNLRAELDEIRDAGLYKAERVIGSPQSAQVRVGSDQPAVLNFCANNYLGLADHPVLVEAAKEALDRWGFGMASVRFICGTQEPHKRLEARLSEFLGTADTILYSSCFDANGGLFETLLGERDAVISDELNHASIIDGIRLCKARRSRYRNRDMADLERKLEEAADARYRLIATDGVFSMDGYLAPLDEICALAEKHDALVMVDDSHAVGFMGPTGRGTPELFGVTDRVDINTGTLGKALGGASGGYVSGRAEIVEMLRQRSRPYLFSNSLAPAVTASALAALDLLDSSGELLDRLRANSELFRRRMTEEGFDLLPGEHPIIPVMIGDAAEAARLAEKLLEQGVYVIGFSYPVVPHGKARIRTQMSAAHSTEDVNRAVDAFVAARKNLTG; via the coding sequence ATGTTCGGTGCGATGCGCGACAACCTGCGAGCGGAACTCGACGAGATCAGGGACGCCGGGCTGTACAAGGCGGAGCGGGTGATCGGCAGCCCGCAGAGCGCCCAGGTGCGGGTGGGCTCGGATCAGCCCGCCGTGCTCAACTTCTGCGCGAACAACTACCTCGGCCTCGCCGATCACCCCGTGCTCGTCGAGGCAGCCAAGGAGGCACTGGACCGCTGGGGCTTCGGGATGGCCTCGGTGCGGTTCATCTGCGGTACCCAGGAGCCACACAAGCGGTTGGAGGCCAGGCTGTCGGAGTTCCTCGGCACCGCGGACACGATCCTGTACAGCTCCTGCTTCGACGCCAACGGCGGCCTGTTCGAGACCCTGCTCGGCGAGCGGGACGCGGTGATCTCCGACGAGCTGAACCATGCCTCGATCATCGACGGGATCCGGTTGTGCAAGGCCCGGCGGTCCCGCTACCGCAACCGGGACATGGCCGATCTCGAGCGCAAGCTGGAGGAGGCGGCGGACGCGCGCTACCGGCTGATCGCCACCGACGGGGTGTTCTCTATGGACGGCTACCTCGCCCCGCTGGACGAGATCTGCGCGCTGGCCGAGAAGCACGACGCACTGGTCATGGTGGACGATTCGCATGCCGTGGGTTTCATGGGCCCGACCGGCCGCGGCACGCCGGAGTTGTTCGGGGTGACCGATCGGGTGGACATCAACACCGGCACCCTCGGCAAGGCGCTCGGCGGGGCCAGCGGTGGCTACGTGTCCGGGCGCGCGGAGATCGTCGAGATGCTCCGCCAGCGTTCCCGCCCGTACCTGTTCTCCAACTCCCTCGCCCCCGCCGTCACGGCGAGCGCGCTGGCCGCCCTTGACCTGCTCGACTCCTCCGGCGAGCTGCTCGACCGCCTGCGGGCCAACAGCGAACTGTTCCGCAGGCGGATGACCGAGGAGGGCTTCGACCTGCTGCCGGGTGAGCACCCGATCATCCCGGTGATGATCGGCGACGCCGCCGAGGCCGCCCGGCTGGCCGAGAAGCTGCTGGAGCAGGGCGTGTACGTGATCGGCTTCTCCTACCCGGTGGTGCCGCACGGCAAGGCCCGGATCCGCACGCAGATGTCCGCGGCCCACTCCACGGAGGACGTCAACCGCGCGGTCGACGCCTTCGTGGCCGCCCGCAAGAACCTCACCGGCTGA
- a CDS encoding SGNH/GDSL hydrolase family protein yields MRSEVDVRGARGLLGVLVLVAGVAVARPAVAAQTVEEYVALGDSYSSGLGTGDYDRPGGSCHRGPRAYPALWAARHPDVEFRFLACSGATTVTVATRRMLEALGPETGLVTLTVGGNDAGFVDVMTTCVLSGDRDCARRAGRAVEFVRTELPGRLDRTYAAIAARASSAEVVVFGYPRLFEIGACPGGLSRAKRAALNEAADALAATTEQRAGAAGFTFVDMRDRFAGHGVCAADPWINPLTSPLIESYHPNRLGHARAYLPALLAAAR; encoded by the coding sequence TTGCGATCGGAGGTCGATGTGCGCGGAGCCCGTGGTCTGCTCGGTGTCCTGGTACTGGTCGCGGGCGTGGCCGTGGCCCGGCCCGCCGTGGCGGCGCAGACCGTCGAGGAATACGTGGCGCTCGGTGACTCCTACTCCTCCGGCCTCGGCACCGGGGACTACGACCGGCCTGGTGGGAGCTGCCATCGAGGGCCACGGGCGTACCCGGCGCTGTGGGCGGCGCGGCATCCGGACGTGGAGTTCCGTTTCCTGGCCTGCTCCGGGGCGACCACCGTCACCGTCGCCACCCGCCGCATGCTCGAGGCGCTCGGCCCGGAGACCGGGCTGGTTACGCTGACCGTGGGCGGCAATGACGCGGGTTTCGTCGACGTGATGACCACCTGCGTGCTGTCCGGCGACCGGGACTGTGCGCGCAGGGCCGGCCGGGCGGTGGAGTTCGTGCGCACCGAACTGCCCGGCCGGCTGGACCGCACCTATGCGGCGATCGCCGCGCGGGCTTCCTCGGCGGAGGTCGTGGTGTTCGGCTATCCCAGGCTGTTCGAGATCGGTGCCTGTCCCGGCGGGCTGAGCCGGGCGAAGCGGGCAGCGTTGAACGAGGCCGCCGACGCACTCGCGGCGACCACCGAGCAGCGGGCGGGCGCGGCCGGATTCACCTTTGTGGACATGCGCGATCGGTTCGCCGGGCACGGTGTCTGCGCGGCCGACCCCTGGATCAACCCACTGACCTCACCGCTGATCGAGTCCTACCACCCCAACCGGCTGGGCCACGCCCGCGCCTACCTCCCCGCCCTCCTCGCCGCTGCGCGCTGA
- a CDS encoding ESX secretion-associated protein EspG, protein MSAVGGSELAASFSAHLEELDILEEDLRLGRWVYPYEIPYASPTFTERTEQRARTWARLRENGLAIGDSLHPEVEDLLRAWSSPHVLVTQVATVTATDVRYLYRGGWRGKLGFISQQSGDKLLFERLRPEQVVPEMVSFLPEWPALRHNPATILTPPRAGQQDEDALPVTDEDEGVQANNRKAIEHFFTAPMLRYGIISCSVREPDTHVRRGREQQLGSLTWFDTDDGRFFAVTEQLPDGALRQTFTGADNRRIAQWLRERLSGALEVGTD, encoded by the coding sequence GTGTCGGCGGTAGGGGGTTCGGAGTTGGCGGCGTCGTTCAGCGCGCACCTGGAAGAACTGGACATCCTGGAAGAGGATCTGCGCCTCGGCCGCTGGGTGTACCCGTACGAGATCCCGTACGCGAGCCCCACGTTCACCGAACGGACCGAGCAGCGTGCGCGCACCTGGGCACGCCTTCGCGAGAACGGGCTGGCCATCGGGGACAGCCTGCATCCGGAGGTCGAGGACCTGTTGCGGGCCTGGTCGTCGCCACACGTGCTGGTGACCCAGGTGGCCACGGTGACCGCGACCGACGTCCGATACCTGTACCGGGGTGGCTGGCGGGGCAAACTGGGCTTCATCTCCCAGCAGTCGGGCGACAAGCTGCTGTTCGAACGGCTCCGCCCGGAGCAGGTGGTGCCGGAGATGGTGTCCTTCCTGCCCGAATGGCCGGCCCTTCGGCACAACCCGGCCACCATCCTCACCCCGCCGAGGGCCGGGCAGCAGGACGAGGACGCGTTGCCGGTCACCGACGAGGACGAGGGCGTCCAGGCCAACAACCGGAAGGCCATCGAGCACTTCTTCACCGCACCGATGCTGCGTTACGGGATCATCTCCTGCTCGGTCCGCGAGCCGGACACCCACGTCCGCCGGGGGCGTGAGCAGCAACTCGGGTCGCTGACCTGGTTCGACACCGACGACGGCCGCTTTTTCGCGGTCACCGAGCAGCTTCCCGACGGCGCGCTGCGGCAGACCTTCACCGGCGCGGACAACCGCCGCATCGCCCAGTGGCTGCGTGAACGGCTCAGTGGCGCCCTCGAAGTGGGGACGGATTGA
- a CDS encoding endonuclease — protein MTKDTKRTVKRLLEVAGKTYADEAGIRLADKPAPLYQLLVLSVLLSTRIKAQIAVAAARELQAAGFGTPQRMLAATWQQRVDALGRGHYVRYDESTATALGEGAQLLREEYRGDLRRMRERAGGDPATLRRLLKQVPKLGPVGAEIFCREAQRVWPELRPYLDRKAAKGAERLGLPTDPDELGTLVGGADLARLTAALIRVTLDKGLPERILGQ, from the coding sequence ATGACAAAGGACACCAAGCGCACTGTCAAGCGCCTGCTGGAGGTGGCGGGCAAGACGTATGCGGACGAAGCGGGAATCCGGCTGGCGGACAAGCCCGCGCCGCTGTATCAGCTGCTCGTGCTTTCCGTCCTGCTCTCCACCCGGATCAAGGCACAGATCGCGGTGGCGGCGGCGAGGGAGTTGCAGGCGGCCGGGTTCGGCACGCCGCAACGGATGCTGGCGGCGACCTGGCAGCAGCGGGTGGATGCGCTCGGCAGGGGCCACTACGTGCGTTACGACGAGAGCACGGCCACGGCGCTGGGCGAGGGCGCCCAACTGCTGCGCGAGGAGTACCGCGGCGACCTGCGGCGGATGCGCGAGCGGGCGGGCGGCGACCCGGCCACCCTGCGCAGGCTGTTGAAGCAGGTACCGAAGTTGGGCCCGGTTGGTGCCGAGATCTTCTGCCGTGAGGCGCAGCGGGTGTGGCCGGAGCTGCGGCCGTACCTGGACCGCAAGGCCGCCAAGGGGGCCGAGCGGCTCGGCCTGCCCACCGACCCCGATGAGCTGGGCACGCTCGTCGGCGGGGCGGACCTGGCCCGGCTGACCGCCGCACTCATCCGGGTGACCCTGGACAAGGGCTTGCCGGAGCGGATCCTCGGCCAGTGA